The region TTCATGGCTCATACATGCATATCCCACGAGTTTTTCTAGGGACTGGGCAGCTTGTCGATACGAGGAGCCTGTCACCGCGAGATGAATCGCTGTTTCTTCTAACCATGGACTGACTCCATGTGCTCCATCAAACTGAAGAAAGGCATCCAACAAACAGACATATTTCTGTTTTTCTCGATCAAAATAGTAATTCCGTTTGACTTCCACTTCCCCAAACATCGTCTGCATCCGTATGATCCGCTTATCTTTGAGCGCGTATCGTTTTTTATCTCGTTTTTCCGCCAATGTGCGATCGATCTCCTCCAACAGCTGTTGAAGCAGTTGACCGTATTCTTTTTGCATATGCCGAAACAAAGACTGTTCAATGTCTTTCAATGTGACTCCATCTGTGATATAATCCTGCATGGGCTCTACTCCTTTCTTTGGTTGTTTTTCACACTTATTACCTTACAGGAGGAGAGCCCATTTTTCATCTATTTTGCCTACACATGTGGCAGGTTCCTGATTTGTATAAATGAGGAACCTGCCTTCTTTTCTCCCACAAATATTTTACTCATACTTTTACACCATCCTTGTAACGTAACGAGCTCGCCGATTGCATAGTGGTAAAATAAAAATCCATAGCCCCTTCCGCTATGGATCCATTCCACAAAACTTCAGGAAAATTTTCACTCTCGTATCTCCAATAAGGACGATAGTTGCTTGTTCCATCCTCTCAAAGTTTTGCGCTATTTTCTACTACACCGTAACGGCTAACTCCATATCATGCACCTTGTCTCGAGTTAAGTCCATATAATTGTGTAAAAAGGGAAATAGAAAAAGAGCCATGTTGCTTCCCCTTTGATAGAATAAACAGTGGACCAAAAACACCAAACATAAGGAGGAATGCAACCATGGCTCAATATCATATTACCCTAAATGATGGACTTTTGCACGGGTTATTCACCAGAGATGAGGGATTAGCAAAGCTGCTGGAACAAGTCCTGAATCAAATCCTCGAGGCCCAAGTGGAAGAACAGCTGGGGGCTCGTCGTTATGAACGAACGGAAGAACGAAAAGGCTATCGAAATGGTTCATATCCACGCCAGCTGACAACCCGGGTGGGGCGATTGACCTTGCGCGTTCCACGAACAAGAGATGGAGAGTTCTCTACGAAACTGTTCCAACGGTATCAACGGAGCGAACAAGCACTGGTGCTGCCACTCATGGAAATGGTGGCAAACGGGGTGTCTACCCGAAAATCACCCAAATCACAGAGGAGTTGTGCGGCACCTCGTTTTCCAAATCCACAGTTTCCTCGCTGTGCAAGGGGCTGGATCCAATTATCCAAAACTGGAATCATCGTTCCTTGCATGAACACGTGTATCCGTTTGTACTGGTGGATGCGATTTATACGAAAGTCCGGGAAGATGGACGGGTGCGCTCCAGAGCCGTGTTGATCGCCACGGGAGTGAATGAGGAAGGATATCGGGAAATTCTTGGTCTGCAAATCGGAAACAGTGAATCGGAGTCCAGCTGGAGCGAGTTTTTTGAGTGGCTGAAACATCGGGGGCTCCGGGGAGTGGACTTGATCATCTCGGATCAGCACGGCGGGCTGGTGCAAGCCATTGAAAAGCATTTCCAAGGAGCGACATGGCAGCGATGCCAAACACATGTTATTCGCAATATCCTTGATGCCGCACCAAAGTATAGGCAGGATGCCTTGCTTGAGGAGATTCGGGGGATTCTTCATGCCCCAAACAAGCAAACGGCCCGGCTGTTATTGGAACAAGTGCTGGCCAAATGGGAAGAAAAAGCCCCAAAAGCCATGCAAATCCTCGAAGAGGGATTCGAAGACGCCACCGCCTGTTTATTGCAAAATAAAAATGCAGAGATCTGCAGAGAATTTGGCTTAGGCCAACTTGACATGGAGTGGGGGGCGTGATAGCCTTTTTAGGCATAGCCAGCCCTTGATATTGCTGGCTTCCTGGCTTTTTAATCACGCCCCCAGAGGCTCCATGTCAAGTTGTCATTCTCTGCACTTTTCCGTGAAAATCCCCACCACTTGGTGAGTGCGGTATACGCTCCTGATCCGTGCGGGTATACTGAAAATGGCCAAAAAAGGCAATAGGAAAGCAGAGGTGCCCGATTTTAGGCATCTCGTATAACCTGTCTGCCTTTTGGCTAGACTAAATAAGTTGTGGTTGGCGGAACGGCTCTTTGCGGGAGATCATGCAAAAGATGATCACCAACATCCGCCGAGCAATGGCGATGAGGGCTTTTTTCTTCCCGCACCGGGCCGCCAACGACCAAAACTTTCGGGACAAGGGATGCGTCTTAGATCGAGCTGCTGACCATGCCGCCTCGCATAACGCCGATCGGAGATGGGGATTGCCTTTTGTCGTGCGCGTGCTCTTTCGCTTTCCGGCGCTTTCATGGTTGCCGGGGGACAAACCCGTCCATGAAGCCGCCCGTTCCGGCGTTTCAAAGACGCTCATGTCGGTTCCCATCTCCGCGATGATGACGGCGGCGGTTTGTTTTTTCACTCCGGGCATGGTCATCAGCAATTCGACTTCCTCACGATACGGCTCGAGCAGGCGGTCGATGTGCTGGTCGACTTCTTCGATGAACCGCTCCAATTCCTCAACGTGTTTCCACAAGAGGCGAAGGAGACGGAGCTCGTGTTCGGTCAAGGTGCCCAGCAGCGAATCGTACACCGCTTGCTTTTTCTTTTTGAGCCTTCCGCGCAGGCATTGATCCAGCTCGTCCTTGTCCACGTATCCCTTCTCCAGCAGCCGGGCAAGGATGTCTTTTCCGGAAACGCCGAAGAGATCGGAGAGGACCGAGCCGAGTTTGACATTGGAAGACTCGAGCACTTTTTGAATCCGGTTTTTCTCCGAACTCAACTGTCCGACCCACTTTTTGCGGAGGCGGGTAAAATCCCGCAATTCGCGAATATCCGCGGGGGGGACGAAACTTTTTTCAACGAGTCCATGGCGGAGCAGCTTGGCGATCCACTCGGCGTCAGAGACATCGGTTTTTCTTCCCGGGACATTTTTGATCCGTTGCGGATTGGCCAGTGTCAAGTCGACATAGCCCTCGAGGAAGGCGAAGACCGGTTTCCAATACACGCCGGTGGATTCCATGGCGACATGGGTGACGCCATGTTCTTCGAGCCACTCCAGCAGGTCGCCAAGTCCCTTCGAGAACGTGGAGAAGGTTTGAATGTCCTTTTGAATGTGTCCATCTTCTTCCCATAGCGCACAGGCGACGATGGTTTCGGCATGAACATCCAATCCTGCGCAGCGAGGATAGATGACATCCATGATGAAAATCCTCCTGTTCGATGATCGAGTGCGCAAACAGCGAATCCACGGGAGAAATGCGGCAGTTTTCCGTTCGTCGTCACCTTTCCTCCGCATCGGGAAAGGGCGGACAATGGGTGGTGCACCCAGTGGATTCGAACGCTTTTCCGTACAGGGTCCAAGCCACCATTAAGTATAACGTCCTATTGAACTGTTTGCGCCTACTCTTCATTATGGGAAGAAAAGGGGGATTTTCATGCCCGGGTGGAGGGCAAAACGTTGCCCATGGAACTTTTCCTTGCAAAACTCTGTATTTTTTCTTTGCAGAAAACAACCGCCGTATTGGACGATCCGGACCGTTACCGGCGGCGCCTGCGTACGACCAACGGAGTGGAACGGCTGAACGAAGAAATTCGCCGCAGAGAACGGGTCATCCGCATCTTTCCGAACCGGGAATCGGTGTATCGCCTCGTTGGCGCCGTGTTGATCGAAATCGATGAAAAATGGATGTCAGGGCGCAAATACTTGGATATGTCTGAATATTGGCAGTGGCGGAAAACGAAAGAGCAAGAAGCTCGACCGGTGAATCAGGAGGCTCCGGCGATCAAGAGAGTGGGATAACCTCTTCGCCGTGTCAAGGGAGAACGTGGAATACCGGAGCGAAGCGAGGATATGCCGCGAAAGCTCCTTGACACGCCTGTTCCTTGACAACATGATCATTGGTCCGGGAAGGCGACCGGCAGGGAGACTTGCCGGACTTGCCTACTATACGTCAAGTCATCAGGTCCATGTTGTCTATCAAAGGGGAATTTACACAATAATTTGGACTTGACCCATCACAACCCCTTTATAATGATAGAACAACACAATCGAATATATGTTCTTGTTTTTAATTATCGTCAATTCACAATTCGTTGTCAATAGTAGAATTTTTTTACTCCCTTGACTATGTACTATAGTACAAGGTTTATAATTGAATTGGAGGTGATTCAATGTATCGGATTAGCGAACTAGCAAAACGGTGTGGAGTGAATAAAGAAACGATCCGCTATTATGAAAAGCGGCAGCTACTCCCACTACCTACAAGAACAGAAGCGGGATATCGTTTATATTCCGATGCAGACGCAAAGCGCGTCCAATTCATTAAACGTCTGCAACAACTAGGGTTTTCGCTGACGGAAATTCATCAGCTGCTCGGCGTTGTCGATCAAGACACGGAAAGATGCAAAAACATGTATGAATTTGTGTCAAAAAAAGTGGACGAGGTGAAAAGGCAAATTGAAGACTTACAGCGAGTCGTATGTGTGCTGCAGGACTTACAAAAGCGGTGTCCAGATGAAAAAACATTGTATGAATGTCCGATTATTGAAACGTTGGTTCATGAGAAAGGAGATTGTTATGAATCGTAAAAAGACGTTTATCGTAGGAATTGTTGGAACAGTAGTTACTTTATTATGTTGTGCTACCCCTATCTTAGTCATTTTGCTGGGGGCAGTTGGATTAGGTGCCATCACTGGCTATTTAGATTATGTTTTGCTGCCGGCGTTAGTTGTTTTTCTTATGCTCGCTTTTTATTCTTACCATCAGTCAAAAAAATCTTCATCCAAGAACGACTCGTGTTGCTCGTAACAGGTGATAACTATGAAAGAAAAAATTTCACAGCTGGCAACGTTATTTTCTGCCTTTGTGATGGCTGGTTGTTGTTTAGGCCCATTGATTTTCATTCCTCTCGGGTTAACAGGCTTAGCTGGTGGATTAGCCATTTACGCTTTAAAATATCAAACGATGTTAATGATTGTTACGATCGTTTTACTTGCATACTCTTTTTATCTTGTTTATGGACGGGAATGCAAAAAGAAAAGTTCTGTTGCTAGCTTGTGGATGACAACAGTGGCTGTATTAGGAATGTTTCTGTATACGCTCATTGAAAAAGGGTATCTATAAGAAAGGGGGATCTCGTATGACATATAAAAAGACAATATTTAGTGTTTTTTTCGCGTTGCTACTTTTTCTTTCAGCGTGCAACAATACAAAAAATGCAGCTACTACCAGTAGCGACCAATCTGTTTCTTTTACAGTAACAAAGATGTATTGCACCAGTTGCCCGTTTGTAGTGGAGAATGCTATCAAAAGTGTTGACGGTGTACATAATGTCACCGTGAAATCAATTGGAACCGAGGGGAGAGTTACCGTTTTTTTTGACGATACAAAGACCGATGTGAAAACGATAAAAAAATCTGTCTTAGAGTTAGGATATGGAATAAAATAAAGGAGAGTGTTCAACATGAAAACATATAAAGTCCGTGTAGACGGAATGACGTGTACAGGTTGTGAAGCTCACGTTGCTGCAGCTCTTAAGCAACTTGGCGCAACATCTATTGATGTTAGTTTTCGCCGTGGTGAAGCGGTGTTTGAACTTCCTCATGCCAACGTTGAAACGGCAAAACAAGCCATAACGGCGGCTGGTTATGAGCCGACAGAAGCGGAGGAAATCGAAGCAACAAGAGAAACATATGACTACATCATTATCGGCTCTGGTGCTGCCGCTTTTGCGTCGGCAATTGAGGCAAGAAAATACGGGGCAAAAGTTGCCATGATTGAACGGGGAACGATAGGAGGAACATGCGTTAATATCGGCTGTGTACCTTCGAAAACGTTGCTTCGGGCAGGAGAAATAAACTACCTTGCGAAAAATCATCCGTTTCTTGGGTTGCATACATCTGCCGGAACGGTCGATTTATCTGCACTAATCGAACAAAAAAATGAATTGGTACAAAACCTACGTCAAGCGAAATATATCAATCTCATCGACGAATATGGATTTACGCTTATTCAAGGAGAAGCGGTATTCTTAGACGAAACGACAGTAGAAGTCAACGGGAAAAAATTATCAGCTAACCGCTTCCTTATTGCCACAGGCGCTGCTCCGGCAATTCCTAATATTCCTGGGCTTGCGGATGTTGAGTACGTCACAAGTACGACGCTACTCGAACGAAAGGAAGTACCTAAACGATTGGCGGTCATCGGTTCTGGTTATATTGGCATCGAACTCGGGCAACTGTTTCATCATCTCGGTTCTGACGTCACATTGATGCAACGAAGCCCTCGGCTATTAAAAACATACGACCAAGAAATTTCAGAAGCGATAACAAAAGCGCTCACTACTCAAGGCGTCCGCCTCCTCACAGGAGTGGCCTTTGAACGCATTGAACAAGACGGAAACGTGAAAAAAATATATGTAGAAATCGACGGGAAAAAACAGGTGATTGAAGCGGATGAGTTGCTCGTTGCTACTGGAAGAACACCGAATACGGCAACATTGCGTTTAGAAGCGGCTGGGGTGACAACAGGTTCGCGTGGCGAAATTATTGTTAATGACTATTTACAAACAACGAATCCGCGCATTTATGCGGCAGGTGATGTCACACTTGGTCCGCAATTTGTCTATGTCGCCGCATACGAAGGAGCGATTGCCGCAGCGAACGCTGTTGGCGGACAACAGAAAAAAATTCAGCTTGAAACAATCCCAGCGGTTACGTTTAGTTCTCCCGTAGTCGCAATCGTCGGACTAACGGAACAGCAAGCAAAAGAAAAAGGATACGAAGTAAAAACATCTGTTTTGCCGTTAGAAGCTGTCCCGAGAGCCATTGTCAATCATGAAACAGTCGGTGTCTTTAAATTAGTCGCCGATGCAAAAACAGGGAAATTGCTTGGAGCTCACGTTGTCGCAGAACATGCAGGGGAAATCATTTATGCAGCGACACTCGCCATTAAATTCGGCTTAACGATAAACGACCTCCGTGAAACGCTCGCTCCGTATTTAACGATGGCAGAAGGACTAAAGCTCGCGGCATTAACGTTTGACCAAGATGTCGGAAAGTTATCTTGTTGTGCGGGATAAAAACTGGCTCGCTTATCTTCTTGCGTAAATAAAAAGGGGTGCCAAAGAAAAAATGAGGCACCCTTTCTTTTGAACTATATTCGTTTTTCCACGGAGAAGACTACCTGCTGCTTACACAATTTATAAAATGATGAGTTGATATCCTTGATCGATGAATGAAGAGATGCTTGGATGACCATTTTTCTCGCCTAGTGAATTAAATCCAGATTTCTCTACGTCTTCCGCAACCCCAAACGCGCCAGCACAATATTCACATACTCCTTCAATAACATCTAACTGTTTTACTGTTTTGTATAACGGGTAGTATTTATTTTCTGGCTCCTCGAATTTTCTAATCCAAACAGTACCTGCCCCATCAAACACTACCTTCACTTCATGTCCCGCTTCCTTTAGCTCTTGGGCATAAAGTAAAGCGTGCAACGCCTTTGCTAATTCACTTTCATTAGCATGAACAAAAATAGCTACTTTCTTCATTTTGTGACCTCCTCGATTTCATTTACATTATTAAATATACTGAAACAATCACAGGATATCTGTAAGCTGTATTACAGAAATATTTACTTAAATCTCGTATGCTGATGAAGCAAACAAAAGAAATGAGGAGGACAAAATGTGAAACAGTTATTTGCTCTTCTTTTATCTATTTTTATCTTTTTAAGTGCATGTAGTACAAAAGAATTATCATCTGCATCCGAAGCGAAATTACTGGATAAGAAATGGGGACAAATTGAACAAGAAGCAAAAAACACAAAGGTACGAATATTTATGTGGGGAGGAGATGAAGGAATTAATCATTATATGGATGAATGGGTAGCCCCAAAACTAAAAAAACAATATGGAATTACACTTGAACGAATTCCAATGGATACACACGAATTTTTACAAAAATTACTAAACGAAAAGAAAGCAGAGAAAGAGAAAGGAACAATCGATATCATTTGGATTAATGGAGAAAACTTTAAAAATGCCAAAGAGAATGATTTACTATTTGGTCCTATCACGAACAAACTTCCTAATTTCCAAAAATATATAGACGCTCACAGTTTAAATATACAATATGATTTCGGTACAGCTGTAGACGGATTAGAAGCACCATGGGGAAAGGTTCAATTTGTATTTTTGTATGACG is a window of Geobacillus kaustophilus DNA encoding:
- a CDS encoding IS110-like element ISGka2 family transposase; this encodes MDVIYPRCAGLDVHAETIVACALWEEDGHIQKDIQTFSTFSKGLGDLLEWLEEHGVTHVAMESTGVYWKPVFAFLEGYVDLTLANPQRIKNVPGRKTDVSDAEWIAKLLRHGLVEKSFVPPADIRELRDFTRLRKKWVGQLSSEKNRIQKVLESSNVKLGSVLSDLFGVSGKDILARLLEKGYVDKDELDQCLRGRLKKKKQAVYDSLLGTLTEHELRLLRLLWKHVEELERFIEEVDQHIDRLLEPYREEVELLMTMPGVKKQTAAVIIAEMGTDMSVFETPERAASWTGLSPGNHESAGKRKSTRTTKGNPHLRSALCEAAWSAARSKTHPLSRKFWSLAARCGKKKALIAIARRMLVIIFCMISRKEPFRQPQLI
- the merR gene encoding Hg(II)-responsive transcriptional regulator, whose amino-acid sequence is MYRISELAKRCGVNKETIRYYEKRQLLPLPTRTEAGYRLYSDADAKRVQFIKRLQQLGFSLTEIHQLLGVVDQDTERCKNMYEFVSKKVDEVKRQIEDLQRVVCVLQDLQKRCPDEKTLYECPIIETLVHEKGDCYES
- the merF gene encoding mercury resistance system transport protein MerF, coding for MNRKKTFIVGIVGTVVTLLCCATPILVILLGAVGLGAITGYLDYVLLPALVVFLMLAFYSYHQSKKSSSKNDSCCS
- the merT gene encoding mercuric transport protein MerT yields the protein MKEKISQLATLFSAFVMAGCCLGPLIFIPLGLTGLAGGLAIYALKYQTMLMIVTIVLLAYSFYLVYGRECKKKSSVASLWMTTVAVLGMFLYTLIEKGYL
- a CDS encoding heavy-metal-associated domain-containing protein codes for the protein MTYKKTIFSVFFALLLFLSACNNTKNAATTSSDQSVSFTVTKMYCTSCPFVVENAIKSVDGVHNVTVKSIGTEGRVTVFFDDTKTDVKTIKKSVLELGYGIK
- the merA gene encoding mercury(II) reductase, which translates into the protein MKTYKVRVDGMTCTGCEAHVAAALKQLGATSIDVSFRRGEAVFELPHANVETAKQAITAAGYEPTEAEEIEATRETYDYIIIGSGAAAFASAIEARKYGAKVAMIERGTIGGTCVNIGCVPSKTLLRAGEINYLAKNHPFLGLHTSAGTVDLSALIEQKNELVQNLRQAKYINLIDEYGFTLIQGEAVFLDETTVEVNGKKLSANRFLIATGAAPAIPNIPGLADVEYVTSTTLLERKEVPKRLAVIGSGYIGIELGQLFHHLGSDVTLMQRSPRLLKTYDQEISEAITKALTTQGVRLLTGVAFERIEQDGNVKKIYVEIDGKKQVIEADELLVATGRTPNTATLRLEAAGVTTGSRGEIIVNDYLQTTNPRIYAAGDVTLGPQFVYVAAYEGAIAAANAVGGQQKKIQLETIPAVTFSSPVVAIVGLTEQQAKEKGYEVKTSVLPLEAVPRAIVNHETVGVFKLVADAKTGKLLGAHVVAEHAGEIIYAATLAIKFGLTINDLRETLAPYLTMAEGLKLAALTFDQDVGKLSCCAG
- a CDS encoding DsrE family protein; the protein is MKKVAIFVHANESELAKALHALLYAQELKEAGHEVKVVFDGAGTVWIRKFEEPENKYYPLYKTVKQLDVIEGVCEYCAGAFGVAEDVEKSGFNSLGEKNGHPSISSFIDQGYQLIIL